The genomic region CCAGCGAGCCCGCCAGGCGCTCCTGCGGGCGGTCGCGCCTGGTGATCGCTCCGATGAACGACTTGCGCGAGACCCCGACGCAGAGGGGACGCCCCAGCGCGGCGAGGGACCCGAGACCGGTCAGCACCTCTACGTCCCACTCGTCCCATGGCACCGGCTCGTCGCGGAAGAACCCGAGCCCCGGATCGAGCACCAGATGCTCCTCCGCGATGCCCGCGGCCCGCGCGCGCTCGAGCGCAGCCTCGAGCAGACGTTTCACGCACGCTACGGGGCTCGAGCGGGGGGCGGGGGCCGCTCGGAGACCCGTAGCCTCTGGGGGTAGACCGGACCTCGCGCGAGCAGAAGGTACGGAGACTGTGGTGGATAGCGTGGTCGACGACGGGCCCCCGCCCCCCGCTCGCTCCGGGGACGCCATGAGGATCAGTCCGACGCCGCGCTCGCGCACCAGCGCGCCCATTGACGGGTCGCGTAATCCGCTGACATCGTTGATGACCCGTGCGCCGGCGTCGAGGGCCGCCCGGGCCACGCGCGCCCGCGCCGTGTCGGCCGAGATCGGCACCGGGACCTTCCCCGCCAGCGCCTCTAGGGCGCGCGCGAGGCGGTCGCGCTCCTCGTCCTCGCCGACCGCGGTGGCCCGATAGGGCGCGGTGGAGCGGGCCCCCACGTCGATCAGAGCGGCGCCCGCTTCGACCATGACCAGCGCGGCGCTCACGAGATCGGCGGCGAGCCGATGGACGGAACCCGTGTAGAACGATTCGGGGCTGACGTTGAGCGCGCCCATGAGCACCACCGGCGTCGGGCCACCGACGGGAACTCCTGCGAGGATTGCCGCCGCTGCCACTCCGCCGTCAGGCTGGCGCCGGAGCTTCCTGGAACGGCCGCGTGCGGAGAATCCGCGCGATCTGCTCGCCGTCGAGGGACTCGCGCTCGAGCAGAGCGCGGGCGAGGGCGTGGAGCTTTTCGATGTTCTCCTCGAGAATCTGGCGGGCCCGGGTGGCGCACTCCATCACGATCCGCTTGATCTCGGAGTCGATGACGAGTGCGGTATCCTCGCTGTAGTCCTTCGGGCGGGCCACCTCGCGTCCGAGGAAGATGTGCTCCTCGTTCTTGCCGAAGGTCAGCGGCCCCAGCCTGTCGGACATGCCCCACTCGCACACCATCTTGCGGGCCATCTCGGTCCCCTTCTCGAGGTCGTCGCCCGCGCCCGTCGTCTGCTGGTGCAGCACGACCTCCTCGGCGGCGCGGCCGCCGAGCAGGATGGTGATGCGGTTGACCAGCTACTCCCGCGAGTAGTTGTACTTGTCGTCGAGGGGCAGCTGCTGGGTGAGGCCCAGCGCGCGCCCGCGTGGGATGATGGTGACCTTG from Candidatus Methylomirabilota bacterium harbors:
- a CDS encoding dihydropteroate synthase → MAAAAILAGVPVGGPTPVVLMGALNVSPESFYTGSVHRLAADLVSAALVMVEAGAALIDVGARSTAPYRATAVGEDEERDRLARALEALAGKVPVPISADTARARVARAALDAGARVINDVSGLRDPSMGALVRERGVGLILMASPERAGGGGPSSTTLSTTVSVPSARARSGLPPEATGLRAAPAPRSSPVACVKRLLEAALERARAAGIAEEHLVLDPGLGFFRDEPVPWDEWDVEVLTGLGSLAALGRPLCVGVSRKSFIGAITRRDRPQERLAGSLAATTVAVLNGAALIRTHDVAETLDAVRVAERMRRAAGR